Within the Salvia hispanica cultivar TCC Black 2014 chromosome 4, UniMelb_Shisp_WGS_1.0, whole genome shotgun sequence genome, the region AAATTTACAATTGCAGAAGAAAATGCAATCCAGCCAAGAGTGGTGACCATCTCCTTTGGATTATCTCTCCCGTTGAAGCTCGGTCTCAAGAATTTACCAGGTTGTCCGATTGAACCCACTCTTACTTTGTCACTTTTCTTCTTATATTTGCTACAACTCATGTGTGGTTCTACCATGACTTTATTCGAACATACACGGCGCTAAGTTTCATTCATGATCTAGTATTTGAGTTCTTCTgtccattaatttttcattattccCTTTTGTAGTGatatcaatataaatttgTCTTTACGGTCccagaatatatattttgatttcatcTCTAGTTTATACCCAATGTGAACTTATTGACATGTTTCTTACATCAACCTATAGCTGCGAGTTGATTAAGGTGCTGCTccgattttatttttttttgttttgttgttgttatgtttGCCTGTATGAATGCCAGCTACACACAAGGCCATGTCTCATTTTCGTCGAACAATGCCCAATGGAAGTTTGAGCCAGGGCAATCCGAGTAAGTTGCGACATACAAACTATGCCTTTTCATTTTACTGGGACATGTGGTGAACCTTCAACTTATGCATAACTTTTGTGTAGGACTGTAGGTGCAGTCCAGTATCGGAGGCCTCGCTTACGGAGGGTAGACAGATCACGCCGGAGCTGGTCGGATAGGGAAGAGCTTGCGCTTATAGCAGCGATGAAGGAGTTAGTTGCGACTGGTTGGAAAGCAGACAATGGCTTTAGAGGTGGCTATCTGAACAAAGTGGAGGAATACCTACTCCATGATTTTCCTACCACCGATTTGAGGGCCCAGCCTCATATTCAGTCTAAGATAACAGCTTGGAAGAAGAGCTACAATGCCCTCTGTATTATTCTCAAACGTAGTGGGGTCGGGTTTAATGTCCACAATGACTTCAAGATTGACTGCAGTGATGAGCAGTGGGATCATATCATTAATGTCAGTTTGGATTTCttcctaatttttttgtaattacaTGATGCATAGTTCATAGTGATGCTTACTACTCTTGTTCACAGGGAGATAGTAGTTTCAAAGGCATGAGGACTAAAGCATGGCCCCTTTTGGAGGATTGGAGGTTGATATTTGGAAAGGACAGGGCTTGTGGTGAACCTGCTGAGAATATGGAGGAGGCTAGGAGATCGCGTAGAGTATCAGAGACTGATGATGCTAGTCGTGGCTACAACAGTGACTATAATGCCACATTTGATGAGAACTCTCCCGAGATGCCAATTGGTTACAATGAAGCAACTGACCATGGTGAGGACAGCACAACACAGAGTGCATCTATCCCAACCTCCAATCCCAAACGAGCTGCTCGAAAGCGGAAAAATTCAGACGACAGTGATGGACTACTTCAGCTGCTCGAGAAACTCCATACTGAGACAAACTCTCGTCTAGATAATTTGTCTAACAGGATTGGCTACGAGATTGACATTGGTAAATCAAGGCAGGCAGTGTTTGAGCAGCTCAGTGGCATTTCTGGGCTCTCCGATCGGGATAGGTATGATTTGTGCGACATAATTGGCAAAGAAAATACTAGGTTGGAGATCTTCATGGGTATACCACCAGAAAAGAAGGCAGGATATGTGTACCGCGTTCTTGAGAAGGAGAATGCGATGTGAAATCCATTCAGCTGGAAATGGATTGAGTAGCATGGGATTTTTGTGCAGGGACCTAACATTAgactaattaatatatttgtttttgtggGCATTTTGTGTAGGAATGGACATCTAAGGCTGATATGGTTTTTTTTGGCTTTGTTGTGAATTTATCCGACATCAAACTCTATCACTTTATGTCAGTTAGTTATATGTTAGCTAAGGTTCCTGCAGTTATGTTATGTCAAAACAATATTGGTTTTGTACACCATTATCAAAGCcttcattttgattattattttgttgtttctgTTACCATATTGTAAAGATTATCATGGAACaatgttttcatttgatgattttcttttgatgatTTTCTTTACTGGGAACCACATAcagattttcaaaataaaaggaaCTCTTAAACTCATTTCCTTGCTAATAGTTTTTCAGTGAAACatcttttctttaattagtaaaagccATTTGTCTAAaacatcttttttttagttgacAAGATTCTAATTACAATAGCAAAAGCCATCATTTTTACGGTCCTTTTTGTTGATTACTTTAGCATAGGAGTACCTTGTAATATTACTTACAAATGTTATTGTTAAtttcaacaacaattcaaagtaaaactaaaatttgaattaaatcaaatcaaatcaattaatcagacaaattaatattttacacATTTATAGGATCTAAACTAAACCAATACCACAAAACAAACAGCCGCATAGTAAATATGTGTACTACtctatatatgaataaaaagtttattggataaaaagtgatttaaaaaaagtaatcaaaataaaaattatcaataaaagaaatatgcGTAGTTTTACTAAAATTGCGCCTCTCTTTTCTCCCAAAACTAGTCTACAGTTTTCTTCATATCCAAAGTAGAGCATCGGAGTTCTCCTCCTGTCCCCCTAAATTCATTCTTCTCCATTACTAAATTTCCTCTCCGTTTAACAGCAAGACAG harbors:
- the LOC125223904 gene encoding uncharacterized protein At2g29880-like, producing the protein MSHFRRTMPNGSLSQGNPSAVQYRRPRLRRVDRSRRSWSDREELALIAAMKELVATGWKADNGFRGGYLNKVEEYLLHDFPTTDLRAQPHIQSKITAWKKSYNALCIILKRSGVGFNVHNDFKIDCSDEQWDHIINGDSSFKGMRTKAWPLLEDWRLIFGKDRACGEPAENMEEARRSRRVSETDDASRGYNSDYNATFDENSPEMPIGYNEATDHGEDSTTQSASIPTSNPKRAARKRKNSDDSDGLLQLLEKLHTETNSRLDNLSNRIGYEIDIGKSRQAVFEQLSGISGLSDRDRYDLCDIIGKENTRLEIFMGIPPEKKAGYVYRVLEKENAM